Proteins from one Fragaria vesca subsp. vesca linkage group LG6, FraVesHawaii_1.0, whole genome shotgun sequence genomic window:
- the LOC101315168 gene encoding glycerol-3-phosphate dehydrogenase [NAD(+)]-like — translation MASPPRRVSSPLLYSLPSLLFHASPIYPSSFFSRFLSSSSSMAPQEAAAAASVTQKTDEAAPRKNRVTVVGSGNWGSVAAKLIASNTIRLPSFHDEVRMWVFEETLPSGEKLTDAINTRNENVKYLPGIKLGKNVVADPDLVNAVTGANMLVFVTPHQFMEGICKRLAGKISGDVEAISLIKGMEVKMEGPCMISKLITDQLGVNSCVLMGANIANEIALEKFSEATVGYRENKEIAEKWVQLFSTSYFIVSPVQDVEGVELCGTLKNVVAIAAGFVDGLDMGNNTKAAIMRIGLREMKAFSKMLFSSVKDSTFFESCGVADLITTCLGGRNRKVAEAFAKSGGKRSFDELEAEMLQGQKLQGVSTAKEVYEVLSHRGWLQFFPLFATVHEICIGTLPPSAIVEHSERTPK, via the exons ATGGCATCTCCGCCCCGACGAGTGTCTTCTCCTCTCTTATATTCTCTCCCTTCTCTCCTCTTCCACGCATCACCCATTTACCCTTCTTCATTCTTCTCTCGCTTTCTCTCCTCTTCTTCTTCAATGGCTCCACAAGAAGCAGCAGCAGCAGCTAGTGTGACCCAGAAGACTGATGAGGCTGCTCCTCGCAAGAACAGGGTCACAGTTGTGGGCAGTGGCAACTGGGGCAGTGTGGCTGCTAAGCTCATTGCCTCCAACACCATTAGGCTTCCTTCTTTTCATG ATGAGGTGAGAATGTGGGTGTTTGAGGAGACATTGCCAAGTGGTGAGAAGCTCACAGATGCCATCAACACAAGAAAT GAAAATGTAAAATATCTGCCTGGCATAAAACTTGGGAAAAATGTCGTTGCAGACCCAGACCTTGTCAATGCAG TGACTGGTGCAAACATGTTGGTGTTTGTTACTCCACATCAATTTATGGAGGGTATATGCAAAAGACTAGCAGGGAAGATAAGCGGGGATGTGGAGGCTATTTCCCTTATTAAAGGAATGGAGGTCAAGATGGAAGGCCCATGCATGATCTCTAAACTGATCACTGACCAATTGGGTGTAAATTCTTGTGTTCTAATGGGAGCAAACATAGCTAATGAG ATTGCTTTGGAGAAATTCAGTGAAGCCACAGTTGGATACAGAGAAAACAAAGAGATTGCAGAGAAATGGGTTCAACTATTTAGTACCTCCTACTTCATAGTCTCACCT GTCCAAGATGTGGAAGGTGTAGAACTGTGTGGTACCCTGAAAAATGTTGTGGCCATAGCTGCAG GTTTCGTGGATGGCTTGGACATGGGAAATAATACAAAG GCTGCAATTATGAGAATTGGTCTAAGAGAGATGAAGGCATTTTCCAAAATGTTGTTTTCATCTGTCAAGGACAGCACCTTCTTTGAAAGCTGCGGTGTTGCTGATCTCATCACAACATGCT TGGGAGGAAGAAACAGGAAGGTTGCAGAAGCTTTCGCAAAGAGTGGAGGGAAAAG ATCGTTTGATGAGCTTGAAGCAGAAATGCTACAGGGTCAAAAATTACAG GGTGTGTCAACAGCAAAAGAGGTATATGAAGTTTTAAGCCACCGTGGGTGGTTACAGTTTTTCCCGCTTTTTGCAACAGTTCACGAGATCTGCATTGGCACACTTCCTCCATCAGCCATAGTGGAACACAGTGAGCGCACACCTAAATAG
- the LOC101314874 gene encoding abhydrolase domain-containing protein FAM108C1-like: protein MGGVTSSMAAKFAFFPPNPPSYKLITDEPTGLLLLSPFPHRENVEVLKLPTRRGTEVVAIYIRHPLATSTLLYSHGNAADLGQMYELFIELSIHLRVNLMGYDYSGYGQSSGKASEQNTYADIEAAYKCLEESYGTKQEDIILYGQSVGSGPTLDLAARLPQLRAVVLHSPILSGLRVMYPVKRTYWFDIYKNIDKIPLVSCPVLIIHGTADEVVDCSHGKQLWELCKEKYEPLWLKGGNHCDLELYPEYIRHLKKFISTVEKSPSQRFSSRRSTDQFEQPRKSTDVYEVSRKSTDRREKPKKSTTDRPEKLKNQFISADKLEKLKLSLDHMDRSRRSVDCHEKSRKSVDHQLDRARKSVDRLDRIRSG from the exons ATGGGTGGCGTGACGTCATCCATGGCGGCCAAGTTCGCGTTTTTCCCGCCGAACCCACCGTCGTATAAGCTGATCACCGACGAGCCGACGGGGCTGTTGCTGCTGAGCCCATTTCCCCACAGAGAAAACGTGGAGGTTCTGAAGCTGCCGACTCGTAGAGGCACTGAGGTGGTGGCTATTTACATTAGGCACCCTTTGGCTACTTCCACTCTGCTTTACTCTCACGGCAACGCCGCCGATCTGGGTCAGATGTATGAGCTCTTCATCGAGCTGAGTATCCACTTGAGGGTTAATCTCATGGG GTATGACTATTCAGGGTATGGGCAATCATCTGGAAAG GCAAGTGAGCAGAATACATACGCAGATATTGAAGCTGCATATAAGTGTCTTGAAGAAAGCTATGGTACCAAGCAGGAAGATATCATTCTCTATGGTCAATCTGTTGGAAGTGGCCCGACTTTGGATCTTGCTGCTCGGTTGCCTCAGTTAAGAGCTGTTGTCCTGCATAGTCCCATACTATCTGGTTTAAGAGTCATGTATCCTGTAAAGCGCACATACTGGTTTGACATTTATAAG AATATTGATAAAATTCCACTGGTCAGTTGTCCTGTTCTCATCATTCAT GGAACTGCAGATGAAGTAGTTGATTGCTCTCATGGCAAGCAACTGTGGGAGCTATGTAAAGAGAAGTATGAACCGCTATGGCTTAAAGGAGGCAATCACTGTGATTTAGAACTGTATCCTGAGTACATTAGGCATCTGAAGAAGTTCATATCAACTGTCGAGAAGTCTCCGTCCCAAAGGTTCAGTTCTAGGAGAAGCACAGACCAGTTTGAGCAGCCTCGGAAGAGTACTGATGTTTACGAAGTTTCTAGGAAGAGCACTGATCGAAGAGAGAAACCAAAGAAGAGCACCACTGATAGACCTGAGAAACTGAAAAACCAGTTCATTAGTGCTGATAAACTAGAAAAGTTAAAATTGTCCTTAGACCATATGGACAGGTCTCGGAGAAGCGTGGACTGCCACGAGAAGTCCAGAAAAAGTGTTGACCACCAATTGGATAGAGCGCGGAAGAGTGTGGATCGATTGGATAGAATACGATCTGGGTAA